A region of the Silene latifolia isolate original U9 population chromosome 9, ASM4854445v1, whole genome shotgun sequence genome:
TATAGCTCTAAACTCACATCATGCCATGGGTTAGCTGAATACTGAAGATGGCTTTTTTGGAGGAAGTCGGATGTAATCTGAATATAGCAAAATTATGTTAATGACTTTAGGACTACTGCCCTTACCTTTGGAGTATACAACAGTGTACATAGCATAGTATCCTTTTCCGATGATTTTCTTAGGGTGAATTATTCTTTGATGATTGCATGATGATTCTCACTTGTACATGCTTACAGCTCTGGTCTCGAGACAGTTTGTGGAAATGTCTCGCATAAGAATTGAGGCTCTTCTCGGCGCATTTCCAAAACTGATTGGAACTGGGAAGCAGCATACGTATGTGGAAACTGAAATTGTGCGATATGTCTACCACCCAATTGAAGCTCTTTACTTGCTTGTTGTTACAAATAAGCAAAGTAACATTTTGGAAGACTTAGACACTTTAAGGATGCTGTCTAAGCTTGTATCCTACACTTTTCCGTGTCTAATAACAATTGCTCACGCTGGAAGGTCAGAATATGAAAGTAGATGTTCGTAATCAAGATCAATCGTCTTCTTTCAGTTTCCTGGCATTGTATTACTATATTCATTAACTGTCTTCATATTCAGTCAGGTGTCGCTGTTTTACTATGAGAAACAAATTGATTAGTTTCAACTTTTAAGCATTCTTCCCTTCTTTTGTGTTGCATTCTGCTATGTCACTGTTATCAAATGCATTGTCTTTCAAGTCTTAAATTTCGGGCTTTCCTGTTATTGTTTAATCCTTAAGACGACAAAGGTACGTGAGTACGCTTACTGTTTAGACGAAGAAGGAATAAGGGCGGGTTTTGAACTGATTTTTGCCTTTGATGAGATGATCTCTCTTGGGCACAAGGAAAATGTCACTGTTGCCCAGGTGAAGCAATATTGCGAGATGGAAAGTCATGAAGAGAAATTGCACAAGCTGGTCTTAGCAAGTAAGATCAACGAAACTAAGGATTTGATGAAACGCAAAGCTAATGAAATTGATAAAAGCAAGgtatcgttttttttttcatgtaaCCTTCATATTCTTGTTCCGCATCTGCCAATGATTGGGATGTAAATCACTGTCATATGAATGCTTTTTACCCATTTATTCACCTTTGCAGATTGAAAAGAACAAAAGTTACATGTCATCCATGGGCACTGGTAAACTTGATAGTTCATCTTTGAGTTTATCAACTGATTTGGATTCATTCTCGACCAAGTCAAACGGTTTGTATTATTAGCTTCTATATTCAAACTCAATGTAATATTTTGATTCTTCTGACACATATCTGCTTTGTTTAAGTAGACCTATATTAATAAGctccatacctgattatcgtatcTGAAAGAATCTAAGAACGGGCTTTGCGGTGTTACTTTGTATTGAGTTTTTGCTAGTTCTCTTTCCTGGGGCTAGAAATGTAGTACCATTAACGCAGGACACGGGAAATTTATTGCAATATAGTTTGTGTTTTGTACTATTCCTTATGATTGCTTACATCTGCTTACCAACTTGATATATAGTCCTGCACGGCGGCACCCTTAATTTTTACAGCCTGGTCTCTTTCGTAAAATCCAGGGCATTCAGTTTTACTAAGTAAATATCAGCATTTGCTGTAAGGGTGTAAGCTTGTGTTGCTTTTGCAATTGTATGTATCACTTAGAGATTGGAAATATATGTCTCTTTTGCTTTTCAGgaacttctgttagtagttagTAATGGTTGAATAATGATCGGCTCTCCATCTCTAAAATACTCTCTCTGTGGTTTGCAGGGTCAAGTCAGACATCTACGGCTGCAAATGTCCCTCCTAATGTTCTTGGGATGAAGCTTGGCAAATCACAGAAGACAAACCAATTCTTGGAGTCCCTGAAAGCGGAAGGTGAAGTAATTGTCGAGGATGCGCCACCTAGTGATCTTGCTTTCCATTAGCCTCTTAACCGAAAAGCTCTAGGAGACAATTATGTACACTAATTTTGGGTTATGCAAGTTAACATTTAGCCAACCTATGACATGAGGATTTTCATGACAGCTCTAGTCTTCCTTTATTACAATAGAGGAGAGGGGATATTCGTATCTgggacctattgtccacaatTCCTCCGTCTTAACCATTAAACTAAGACATCTTTGGTATTTAAGCTCGGAATTGTAAACACAAGTTTTATTTATTCATAATCCATGATTATCACGTTCTGAAGTTTGAACACTCGATTCTATATAACACAAAATGCACGATCTACCACACTACAATACAAGGGTGGACAACAAGGAGTTCTAAAGCAGTCTTCCAGTACACCGGCGCATTTCAATGCCTTGTTTTCCATCTTTTTCAGttcctccatcatcatcatctcctcCCTTATCATCGAGGTTACCATTTCAATTCCCTCTTCTTCCTTGcctactgctgctgctgctactaCAGTGCACACAAATTCGGTccgtgtcaaaaaaaaaaaaatgcacatTTAATATTCTCCTATTCCCTACCTTATTTTTTGTAAGTCGTTTTAGAATATTCATTATTCAACATGGGTGGGTGGGGCCGTAGGGGGAAGGATTGGACCGGGCCGGGCCTGGTAAAGATGGACCCGAACTGGCCCGCGGTAGGTTATATAGATGGACCAAGGACGGGTCAGGATTTACGCAAGTCAAGGGTGAGCCGGGTATGATATGCTGCACCGAGCACGGCCCGTGATGGAGGCCGGCCGGGGCCGGGCCTAACACGAGCCAATTGGGCAGAGTAAAAAAGGGCCCAACTAGCTGGCCGGGGCGCGGGTGGGCAAAGCATACCTGAGCTTTGACCATCCCTAATTCAAGTACACTTGTTGATTTGAAAGTTTGATCATCTTTAGTAGGTGAATAAGTTCAAATATATTTACGactactaaaaaaaaaaaaataaatgagaAATGCAAATGTTTTGTACACTGTCTTAGATAAACTCTATGTTACAAAATTATTTTTCAACTCCGCTAGCTAGATCCAAACACGAGGGATAATAAAAAGTACAATCGATTAGACCATGTTTATCAGTTATTCCTGCAGCCATACTTAGACCAAGTTCCtacattaaaatattaatatttacttCTGAACCTACTTACAAGACTTAGTTCCTAATTTTGTTGTTTTATCTGTTGTTCTTGCAGCCCTACCTTAACCTACTTAAAAAGTAAATGATaaagaaaataataattaaaaaaaatatatcaaaTATGGTCTTCATTTGTAGAACATAAAAAATTATGAATATTGATATGCTTTTTAAATTTTTTCAAGTTTATAAATTATAgttaaatatggatttttaaaTTAAAGTTGAtagcattcttttttttttttttttaagaaacccCCCCTCCCCCAATGGCATGCTGCCATCTACCCTTGGTGATCTACACTTGCAGGGCGTTCCAAAGGTTGTTCCAAGCGTTCTATTTTGGAGTGTTTGCCCTTGTTTCTCAAACCAGGTCTagcttttttatttcttttacctttattatatttctttTCATTTTGTCTTTATTCAAGACCAATTTTGGTAAGACCTACCCATAAACATGGTCTTATAGATACTTtctccattcaacttcactctacctatttcacttttgtacactattcacaattgtgtaTTTAATTTCGATTTTCTGTCAatacgtaagtgaaaatatattcatgtgggatcttgtttgattcgtctctACGAGttcattaaaaatatctaacttttataatttttgcaaatacgtagctaacgatatttaacgcgtaaaacatgcgttggcaaacgtgaaaaaagaaagtggttgagtggagttgaatggaggaagtacaatACTACCTGAAGCAATGAGAAGGAGAATAGCAAGGATGACCAATTTTCCCATAGTTGGTGATTGTAGTTGATTTTTGAGTTAGATCTACAGTTTTTGTGTTCTTGAAATATAGCAATTTCAGCATTTATATAGACATATAGATTGGCATATAACATCAGCCATAAGGTATTAAGGTTAATGGTTAGTGAGGTAGAGACTGAGAGTGACTGCAAAAGCAAGATTAACGTGGTGCTCAACTGCCCAATCACCATGTActaattggaattggaatattttTAAAATTGGTTAGCTTTATTATGGTTTAATGTTTTAGTATTATCAAGTGACATATAAACAAACCAGGAAGTCTCCCTTAATACGACGCAGTCCGTCTTAAGCATAAAACTGGTTAAATAGATACTACTTGTGTACATAAGAATGCCTAAGAAAAAATAATGTATTTGTAGGTGTTAATTGGATTGAATTTGTGCGAATTGGAGGTCTTGAGACGATCTTTTGTGTGCTTTATCAAGTAACTAATGTATAACCAGTGCATAAATGCACGGGTATAATTAACATTTATGTATAACAAATAATAATGAAAACAATATAATGACATATATTAACAATTTTAAAATTGTAAAAATGGCAAAATATACCATTAGGTAAATGTTTTTAGATACTGCTGCCTCTGGTTTAAAAGTGAATGGAGCTAAATCTGAGGTTGTTTTTAATGGAGTCTCTCAGGACTTAAAGCAAGACATTACTTCTATTTCTGGATTTCAGGAAGGTACTCTCCCTTTCAAATACTTGGGGATTCCTGTACTGAagaaaatgtagatctatatacatactaacatactcatatatattaaaattaatttgtcataaaattaaagatggaacttatgcatgcaaactaattaataaaatgagaaagaaacattattcttacaatgggtatttcggttttatgggcacaaaagaaatctccttttcttttgttcttgtgctttcctataatggaagaaccaagatccaagtataggatctctccttaggatttatacccaaagcttacccttaatcaaattaatattacatgaactagtataacattaatctagtagaaaaatgacccaaaaatattataatactcttaatattttcggttttatggagaaagaataagagagctttttatctctctagaaatcttatttttggattagttgaagaatgaatgaataataacattacattattgtataggaggtaaattaagaggaaaaacaattagtttttctctcttaaaaaaCCGGACCAAAGGGAGTGGGAGgcgagccaatgcatgcactactttgtcttcacaatgtttaatagggttgcatggctaggcaattaggtaatcattgtgtttactaataaattaaacaacacaatattagactAATGCCCCTCCTCATTTCGGCACAattataatatggagtccatattatttttgtcaatttgtcaatatgtaacatgtcatatgtcacataaatttgttatgtatttttaacatattaaaaatcaacgtattaataaaaatacgtcatatacaaaaacgacttagtaattcataattactcgtgccaaaatattttatcaatttataaatcacaacagattgtatttacaataattcattcaatttcatttgtttctttaaacaataatttcatccgagtaatgatacaattcgattactcagaccgtatctcatttaatcacatttcaatttgatacgtaaattttacttccaaaaccgTCCGTCaaatttcaagtaatttaattaactcgtaacattatacgattaattaaatgatcaattaagagtgttgccctataggtatgacctagggggtcaactgatcaccaccgtcgcacgacagtaatgtcaaactctagtcagccaatcattaccgatatatgttgaccggttgcgataacaatattacttctcaattgtattctttataatgagacttaaacatgtgatcatcatgatcaacagtcgtgatcgcattattgtcggaggacacatattccaacaatctcccacttgtcctcgacaagtgtgcgtcaccaattctcttgtcctattactatctcccactcaatgcaaggtgtcttttggttcgtacttgcaagtgatcatatcgagagtggtttcctcgatctggagaataactgattgaccggatttatccaccatggatacattccgagcgtggccacgcatttccagttcattactcctcgagtggccttgagatatttttataaccctgactaggggtggacaagtcctatcgcactcattcccttcgactagccacaggccacagccatcataacccaaaatatgcccatttgaccccatttacgaaggtcgtagtaacacaaat
Encoded here:
- the LOC141601011 gene encoding coatomer subunit delta-like, with product MMQRGDAVRDLIVQPDLYDDIRALVSRQFVEMSRIRIEALLGAFPKLIGTGKQHTYVETEIVRYVYHPIEALYLLVVTNKQSNILEDLDTLRMLSKLVREYAYCLDEEGIRAGFELIFAFDEMISLGHKENVTVAQVKQYCEMESHEEKLHKLVLASKINETKDLMKRKANEIDKSKIEKNKSYMSSMGTGKLDSSSLSLSTDLDSFSTKSNGSSQTSTAANVPPNVLGMKLGKSQKTNQFLESLKAEGEVIVEDAPPSDLAFH